A genomic region of Streptomyces sp. R33 contains the following coding sequences:
- a CDS encoding helix-turn-helix domain-containing protein: MPHLAAVGPSDGLARAGEERLAGEESARGAVRSERRKEILRQRREELGLSQEDLAARLRISVRAYGNWERGLVKEWTDRKLLALAEALEMSERQCFWLFRVMVDRDPPPTWRAAEESRLPQDPAQRDYLCDYAALMEAVPYPSFLVDHRWDVALTNSAFDKLFQSVRPHPTALPDDNFLRFVLFHPDAAAVLEDHEPAWCVPLLAQFANALAAAPEDEGLSSIRQEVARDPFMEAAYRYGVPHWLSTHGADAAERDGAVRTVRHWDPRWGHVRCRLVAESSRMLDGMGLTRITMILSAPQGAAAGPVPGAAAPLHQGPRLRAVPSLED, from the coding sequence GTGCCACATCTCGCAGCGGTGGGCCCGTCCGATGGCCTCGCCCGAGCCGGTGAGGAGCGCCTGGCGGGCGAGGAGTCCGCACGCGGCGCAGTGCGGTCGGAGCGACGCAAGGAGATTTTGCGCCAGCGGCGCGAGGAGCTCGGCCTGAGCCAGGAAGACCTCGCCGCCCGGCTCCGTATCAGCGTCCGCGCCTACGGCAACTGGGAGCGCGGCCTGGTCAAGGAGTGGACGGACCGTAAACTGCTCGCCCTGGCCGAGGCCTTGGAGATGAGCGAGCGGCAGTGCTTCTGGCTCTTCCGCGTCATGGTCGACCGCGACCCGCCGCCGACCTGGCGGGCGGCCGAGGAGAGCCGGCTGCCCCAGGACCCCGCCCAGCGCGACTACCTGTGCGACTACGCGGCCCTCATGGAAGCCGTGCCCTACCCGAGCTTCCTGGTGGACCACCGCTGGGACGTGGCGCTCACCAACTCGGCGTTCGACAAGCTCTTCCAGTCGGTGCGCCCCCACCCGACCGCCCTGCCGGACGACAACTTCCTGCGCTTCGTGCTGTTCCACCCGGACGCCGCAGCCGTGCTGGAGGACCACGAACCCGCCTGGTGCGTCCCGCTGCTGGCCCAGTTCGCGAACGCGCTCGCCGCCGCTCCGGAGGACGAGGGCCTGAGCAGCATCCGCCAGGAGGTGGCCCGCGACCCGTTCATGGAAGCGGCCTACCGCTACGGGGTGCCGCACTGGCTGAGCACCCACGGGGCCGACGCCGCCGAGCGCGACGGGGCCGTACGGACCGTGCGCCACTGGGACCCGCGCTGGGGGCACGTACGCTGCCGGCTCGTGGCCGAATCCAGCCGGATGCTCGACGGGATGGGCCTCACCCGGATCACCATGATCCTGTCGGCGCCGCAGGGCGCCGCGGCGGGCCCGGTCCCGGGCGCCGCCGCCCCGCTCCACCAGGGGCCCCGGCTGCGCGCCGTCCCGTCGCTGGAGGACTGA
- a CDS encoding helix-turn-helix transcriptional regulator — protein MTDGFPAPVAVANAPLAATVTRVAELAGKMGRDLNKVFDLRRLSEASGVPADVVRTLLDGRPAGEPCLQTRFLQRLDLLRRTRLKPNGRRYTQQEIADGAGMSRQQAGALINGDRRPTMEHCDAIQRFFGVHAGFLTAHDADALTDALQRTEQQLLQDYAGRARETVPAPAASTGDPLARLLQNHGVRGIAWRAAQLPSDKHRDKVTEWLDMLLESVKPNE, from the coding sequence GTGACAGACGGCTTCCCGGCTCCCGTCGCAGTGGCCAACGCGCCCCTGGCAGCCACCGTCACGCGCGTCGCCGAACTCGCGGGCAAGATGGGCCGTGACCTCAACAAGGTCTTCGATCTTCGCCGCCTCTCGGAGGCCTCCGGCGTCCCCGCCGACGTGGTCAGGACCCTGCTGGACGGCCGTCCCGCCGGCGAGCCCTGCCTGCAGACCCGCTTCCTCCAGCGCCTCGACCTGCTCCGGCGCACCCGGCTGAAACCCAACGGACGCCGCTACACGCAGCAGGAGATCGCGGACGGCGCCGGCATGTCCCGGCAGCAGGCCGGCGCCCTGATCAACGGTGACCGCAGGCCCACCATGGAGCACTGCGACGCGATCCAGCGCTTCTTCGGCGTCCACGCCGGGTTCCTCACCGCGCACGACGCCGACGCCCTCACCGACGCGCTCCAGCGCACCGAGCAGCAGCTGCTCCAGGACTACGCGGGCCGTGCTCGCGAAACCGTACCCGCCCCGGCGGCTTCGACCGGCGATCCACTGGCAAGACTCCTTCAGAACCACGGCGTCCGGGGCATCGCCTGGCGCGCCGCCCAACTGCCCAGCGACAAGCACCGGGACAAGGTGACCGAATGGCTGGACATGCTTCTCGAAAGCGTCAAACCGAATGAATGA
- a CDS encoding MAB_1171c family putative transporter gives MNGQDYYIPAAALAVSLAFKLPALRHNWRDPLLRSVCALLILAGSVFTFAAPPTIEAVNRWTGVANFSAPLVYCLITLFSAACLVLIVNWRGGPAEVTRRISRRWMLGYAAVVVVLVVLFLLGETPVERLRDFDTYYANTPYIRQMIALYLTAHLVAAVVMVAMCWRWSLQVHGWLRIGLMIIVSGYIFNLSYDATKISAVVARWAGHDLDGLSTFIAPPLASIGALISAIGFVLPLLCQRLSDSWQTWTTYRRLGALWHEVQIGAPSGTPCVQMSWWAPAELRVIQRESDIHDGFLHLGPYFDLSRREEAYARALADGTDEETARAVADAAMVAAAVQARSADPEGAVIGASEESVLDTLGSARDLVRISHALRHSPVVAAVRRQVALTGGGPA, from the coding sequence TTGAACGGCCAGGACTACTACATACCGGCAGCCGCCCTGGCGGTCTCACTCGCCTTCAAGCTGCCGGCGCTGCGGCACAACTGGCGCGACCCGCTTCTGCGGTCGGTCTGTGCCCTGCTGATCCTGGCCGGATCGGTGTTCACCTTCGCCGCTCCGCCCACCATCGAGGCGGTCAACCGCTGGACCGGCGTCGCCAACTTCTCCGCACCGCTCGTCTACTGCCTGATCACCCTGTTCAGCGCCGCCTGCCTGGTGCTGATCGTGAACTGGCGCGGCGGCCCGGCCGAAGTGACCCGGCGCATCTCGCGCCGCTGGATGCTCGGCTACGCCGCGGTCGTCGTGGTGCTGGTGGTGCTCTTCCTGCTCGGTGAGACCCCGGTCGAGCGGCTGCGCGACTTCGACACCTACTACGCCAACACCCCGTACATCCGGCAGATGATCGCCCTCTACCTGACGGCCCACCTCGTGGCGGCCGTCGTGATGGTGGCCATGTGCTGGCGCTGGTCCCTCCAGGTGCACGGCTGGCTGCGGATCGGCCTGATGATCATCGTCTCGGGCTACATCTTCAACCTCAGCTACGACGCCACCAAGATCTCCGCGGTCGTCGCCCGCTGGGCCGGCCACGACCTCGACGGCCTGAGCACCTTCATCGCCCCGCCGCTCGCCTCCATCGGCGCGCTGATCAGCGCGATCGGCTTCGTACTGCCCCTGCTGTGCCAGCGGCTCTCCGACAGCTGGCAGACCTGGACGACGTACCGGCGGCTCGGCGCGCTCTGGCACGAGGTGCAGATCGGCGCCCCCAGCGGCACGCCCTGCGTGCAGATGTCCTGGTGGGCCCCGGCCGAACTGCGGGTGATCCAGCGCGAGTCGGACATCCACGACGGATTCCTGCACCTCGGCCCGTACTTCGACCTGAGCCGTCGCGAGGAGGCGTACGCGCGGGCCCTCGCGGACGGCACGGACGAGGAGACGGCCCGCGCCGTCGCCGACGCGGCGATGGTCGCGGCCGCCGTCCAGGCCCGCTCGGCGGACCCGGAGGGTGCGGTCATCGGGGCCAGCGAGGAGAGCGTCCTCGACACCCTCGGCAGCGCGCGCGACCTCGTACGGATCTCCCACGCGCTGCGGCATTCGCCGGTGGTGGCGGCCGTACGCCGACAGGTCGCGCTGACGGGGGGCGGACCGGCCTGA
- a CDS encoding DUF4239 domain-containing protein produces the protein MSEWLVLAVAMALVCALVLACTAFRHRRVAEDEDTSETPDVIEYMTMMVGVVYAIVLGLAIAGVWEARGAAEDSVRREAQSLYEVTQRADVYPAPVRDRIRGEVDAYVSHTVAVDWPLLTSGEGASPQGAALLGKLRTDVTHQSPANELQAQAYQPLLDHIAAADDARHSRMQADESTLPSVVWFGLLVGGVVTVGLIFTLQIRRSGRELLLAGLFSALIVFLLFMVWSFDAPYGREGIDSAGPFQDLFPKVALAAAER, from the coding sequence GTGTCCGAATGGCTGGTCCTGGCCGTCGCCATGGCGCTCGTCTGCGCCCTCGTCCTCGCCTGCACCGCGTTCCGGCACCGCCGGGTCGCGGAGGACGAGGACACCAGCGAAACCCCCGACGTCATCGAGTACATGACGATGATGGTGGGCGTGGTCTACGCGATCGTGCTCGGCCTGGCCATCGCCGGCGTCTGGGAGGCCCGCGGCGCCGCCGAGGACAGCGTGCGCCGCGAGGCCCAGTCGCTGTACGAGGTCACCCAGCGCGCCGACGTCTACCCGGCCCCGGTCCGCGACCGGATCCGCGGCGAGGTGGACGCGTACGTCTCCCACACCGTCGCCGTGGACTGGCCGCTGCTGACCTCGGGCGAAGGCGCCTCGCCGCAGGGCGCCGCGCTGCTCGGCAAGCTGCGCACCGACGTCACGCACCAGAGCCCGGCGAACGAGCTGCAGGCGCAGGCCTACCAGCCGCTGCTGGACCACATCGCGGCCGCCGACGACGCCCGCCACTCGCGCATGCAGGCCGACGAGTCGACCCTGCCGAGCGTGGTCTGGTTCGGGCTGCTGGTCGGCGGGGTGGTCACCGTGGGGCTGATCTTCACCCTGCAGATCCGCAGGTCCGGACGGGAGCTGCTGCTGGCCGGTCTGTTCAGCGCGCTGATCGTGTTCCTGCTGTTCATGGTGTGGAGCTTCGACGCACCCTACGGCCGGGAGGGAATCGATTCCGCGGGCCCGTTCCAGGACCTGTTCCCGAAGGTGGCGCTGGCCGCGGCCGAGCGCTGA
- a CDS encoding DoxX family protein, producing the protein MDVLVLIGRLLFIGLFASSAVNHLTNTKAMAGYTASRGVPFPALAVVVSGLVLLVGSVSVAVGLWADIGMLLLAAFCFPTAVLMHGFWAEKDPQAKMMDQVHFFKDVALGGAALVMFAFFAYAGHDLGLMVTGPALSIG; encoded by the coding sequence ATGGATGTGCTCGTGCTCATCGGCCGTCTGCTGTTCATCGGCCTCTTCGCCTCTTCCGCGGTGAACCACCTGACGAACACGAAGGCGATGGCCGGATACACCGCGTCGCGCGGAGTGCCGTTCCCCGCTCTCGCCGTCGTCGTCAGCGGGCTGGTCCTGCTGGTCGGCTCGGTGAGCGTGGCAGTCGGCCTGTGGGCCGACATCGGGATGCTCCTGCTCGCCGCGTTCTGCTTCCCGACGGCCGTTCTGATGCACGGCTTCTGGGCCGAGAAGGACCCGCAGGCCAAGATGATGGATCAGGTCCACTTCTTCAAGGACGTGGCACTGGGCGGCGCGGCCCTCGTCATGTTCGCGTTCTTCGCCTACGCCGGCCACGACCTCGGGCTCATGGTCACCGGCCCGGCCCTCTCCATCGGCTGA
- a CDS encoding sensor histidine kinase, with the protein MSRVSETAAEPPVAVWVALKRPVRFLGSWWPWRCWSYLGSGILLGYGVLLALALLLGLGVLLAVAGIGLLLLLGAVAGAVPLGQFERWRLRWVEPAPVPDPHVSLAGAAAAAWLRTRLRERATWRELGYAALLGPVFAAAGFGVVTLLAFSLILVSSPVVVWALAPETVMLIPGRPVSGPLEALGGTAVGLAGLVLAAYAGALLAGAQVKTARLLLGAREEDARVLELTRSRVRLVDAFEAERRRIERDLHDGAQQQLVALSMTLGLAELELRRVPQAADAAELVARGRGEARLALEQLRDLVRGIHPQVLTDHGLGAAVAEVALRHPVPVTVDLDVPRLPEPVEITAYFTVTEALANAAKHSGASHIGIAGKVDGGRLTLSVTDDGRGGADPGAGAGLAGLADRVAMLQGRLVVSSPVGGPTELRVEVPCSG; encoded by the coding sequence ATGTCCCGCGTGTCCGAAACCGCCGCCGAGCCGCCGGTCGCCGTCTGGGTGGCGCTGAAGCGGCCGGTCCGCTTCCTCGGTTCCTGGTGGCCGTGGCGCTGCTGGTCGTACCTCGGCAGCGGGATCCTCCTCGGGTACGGGGTCCTCCTCGCGCTGGCGCTGCTCCTCGGGCTGGGGGTGCTGCTGGCCGTCGCCGGGATCGGGTTGCTCCTGCTGCTCGGCGCCGTGGCCGGCGCAGTGCCGCTCGGGCAGTTCGAGCGGTGGCGGCTGCGGTGGGTGGAGCCCGCCCCCGTGCCGGATCCGCACGTCTCGCTCGCCGGGGCGGCCGCCGCCGCCTGGCTGCGGACCCGGCTGCGCGAGCGGGCCACGTGGCGGGAGCTCGGCTACGCGGCCCTGCTCGGACCGGTGTTCGCCGCGGCCGGCTTCGGGGTCGTCACGCTGCTCGCCTTCTCGCTGATCCTCGTGTCGAGCCCCGTCGTCGTGTGGGCCCTCGCCCCCGAAACCGTGATGCTGATCCCGGGCAGGCCGGTCTCCGGCCCGCTGGAAGCCCTGGGCGGTACCGCCGTCGGACTGGCCGGGCTCGTGCTGGCCGCGTACGCGGGAGCGCTCCTCGCGGGAGCCCAGGTGAAGACCGCGCGGCTGCTGCTCGGGGCGCGCGAGGAGGACGCCCGGGTACTGGAGCTGACCCGCTCCCGGGTCCGCCTCGTGGACGCCTTCGAGGCCGAACGGCGGCGGATCGAGCGGGATCTGCACGACGGCGCCCAGCAGCAGCTGGTCGCCCTCAGCATGACCCTCGGTCTCGCAGAGCTGGAGCTGCGCAGGGTGCCGCAGGCCGCCGACGCGGCCGAGCTGGTGGCCCGGGGCCGCGGCGAGGCGCGGCTGGCCCTGGAGCAACTGCGGGACCTCGTACGGGGGATCCACCCGCAGGTGCTCACCGACCACGGGCTCGGGGCGGCCGTCGCGGAGGTCGCGCTGCGCCACCCCGTGCCGGTGACGGTGGACCTGGACGTGCCCCGGCTGCCCGAACCGGTCGAGATCACGGCGTACTTCACCGTCACCGAGGCCCTGGCCAACGCGGCGAAGCACAGCGGCGCCTCGCACATCGGGATCGCCGGTAAGGTCGACGGGGGCCGGCTGACTCTCTCCGTCACCGACGACGGCCGCGGCGGGGCGGATCCCGGCGCGGGAGCGGGCCTGGCGGGTCTCGCGGACAGGGTGGCGATGTTGCAGGGCAGGCTGGTGGTGTCCAGTCCGGTGGGCGGTCCGACCGAACTCCGGGTGGAGGTGCCGTGCTCCGGCTGA
- a CDS encoding response regulator transcription factor — protein sequence MLRLILAEDSVLLRAGLTELLTRSGHRVLAAVGDAEELIRAVEAERPDAVVTDVRMPPGFRDEGLRAALELRSRDGSLPVLVLSQYVATAYATQLLTAGTAAGGPAGLGYLLKDRVGEVAEFLDALERVAGGQTVIDPEVVRVLLGRQAADRPLARLTPREREVLALMAEGFNNQALAARLFVTEAAVVKHASSIFMKLDLDPTEGNRRVLAVLAHLRGAEG from the coding sequence GTGCTCCGGCTGATCCTCGCGGAGGACTCCGTCCTGTTGCGGGCCGGGCTGACGGAACTCCTCACCCGCAGCGGCCACCGCGTCCTCGCCGCCGTCGGGGACGCCGAGGAGCTGATCCGGGCGGTGGAGGCCGAACGGCCCGACGCGGTCGTCACCGATGTCCGGATGCCGCCCGGCTTCCGTGACGAGGGCCTGCGCGCCGCCCTCGAACTGCGCTCCCGGGACGGCTCGTTGCCGGTGCTCGTCCTCTCGCAGTACGTCGCCACGGCGTACGCGACCCAGCTGCTCACCGCAGGCACGGCGGCGGGCGGCCCGGCCGGGCTGGGCTACCTGCTCAAGGACCGCGTCGGCGAGGTGGCGGAGTTCCTCGACGCCCTCGAACGGGTCGCGGGGGGCCAGACGGTCATCGACCCCGAGGTGGTCCGGGTCCTGCTGGGCCGGCAGGCGGCGGACCGGCCCCTCGCCCGGCTCACCCCGCGCGAACGCGAGGTGCTGGCCCTGATGGCCGAGGGCTTCAACAACCAGGCCTTGGCGGCCCGGCTGTTCGTCACGGAGGCGGCCGTCGTCAAACACGCGAGCAGCATCTTCATGAAGCTGGACCTCGACCCGACCGAGGGCAACCGGCGCGTGCTGGCGGTGCTGGCCCACCTGCGCGGCGCGGAGGGCTGA
- a CDS encoding glycosyltransferase 87 family protein, with the protein MTPSRSVRTALQATGWLVAAAWALSFPLFSSLEPHRLWGWCAAAGYLCAAALAVRRPRAAVTAALLGAVAVPLLWLVLTGRGQSEVMVVERSGRLLLETGRMYVDRPAAVDEYTPYLPGMAALGIPHTVLGRLGDARIWCAAVLFGGMWAGRRLLGGARSPLLPVLVASPVVALPLAVSGVDLPLAGLCCLALAAAAAGRPVLAGAALAGACALKWTALPAVAVAVALLAACRGGRAAVRCAAVAVLGTAALVLPSALLQPAETVRQVFAFPTGRAEVPTPASSPLPGHLLAELGTWGWWLTVALLAVGGLAVALSLAVRPPRTLVAAADRLAIGLTLAFLLAPAGRFGYLALPVLLVVWARSVTAPGFSRIVAGSAGQYVRSGAEAKSANA; encoded by the coding sequence ATGACCCCTTCCCGTAGTGTCCGCACCGCCCTTCAGGCGACCGGCTGGCTCGTGGCGGCCGCCTGGGCGCTGTCCTTCCCGCTCTTCTCCTCACTGGAGCCGCACCGGCTGTGGGGCTGGTGCGCTGCGGCCGGCTACCTGTGCGCCGCGGCGCTCGCCGTCCGGCGGCCGCGGGCCGCCGTCACGGCCGCCCTCCTGGGAGCCGTCGCGGTCCCGCTGCTCTGGCTGGTGCTGACCGGCCGGGGGCAGTCCGAGGTGATGGTCGTCGAACGCTCAGGACGGCTGCTGCTGGAGACCGGGCGGATGTACGTGGACCGGCCCGCGGCAGTGGACGAGTACACGCCGTACCTGCCGGGCATGGCGGCCCTCGGCATCCCGCACACGGTGCTGGGACGGCTGGGCGACGCCCGGATCTGGTGCGCGGCGGTCCTGTTCGGCGGGATGTGGGCGGGGCGCCGCCTGCTCGGCGGGGCGCGGTCGCCCCTGCTGCCCGTGCTGGTGGCCTCGCCGGTGGTGGCGCTGCCGCTGGCGGTGAGCGGCGTGGACCTGCCGCTGGCCGGGCTGTGCTGCCTGGCGCTGGCGGCGGCCGCGGCGGGGCGGCCGGTCCTGGCGGGAGCGGCCCTCGCCGGGGCGTGCGCGCTGAAGTGGACGGCGCTGCCGGCGGTCGCCGTGGCGGTGGCCCTGCTCGCGGCCTGCCGGGGCGGCCGGGCGGCGGTGCGCTGCGCTGCGGTGGCGGTCCTGGGCACGGCCGCGCTGGTGCTGCCGAGCGCTCTGCTCCAGCCGGCGGAGACGGTGCGTCAGGTGTTCGCCTTCCCTACCGGGCGTGCGGAGGTGCCCACCCCGGCGAGCAGCCCGCTGCCGGGACATCTGCTGGCCGAACTGGGCACCTGGGGCTGGTGGCTGACGGTGGCTCTGCTCGCGGTGGGCGGCCTGGCGGTTGCGCTCTCGCTGGCGGTGCGGCCGCCGCGCACGCTGGTGGCGGCAGCCGACCGCCTCGCGATCGGCCTCACGCTGGCCTTCCTGCTGGCCCCGGCCGGGCGCTTCGGCTATCTGGCGCTGCCGGTGCTGCTGGTGGTCTGGGCGCGGTCGGTGACCGCCCCGGGGTTCTCCCGCATCGTGGCCGGCTCCGCGGGGCAGTACGTCAGGAGCGGAGCCGAGGCGAAGTCCGCGAACGCGTAG
- the metG gene encoding methionine--tRNA ligase has product MARHLITSALPYINGIKHLGNMVGSMLPADVYSRYLRQRGHDVLYICATDEHGTPAELAAKEAGVSVAEFCAQAHDAQKAVYDGFELSFDYFGRSSSQQNAEITQHFARQLQENGFIEERAIRQVYSPVDGRFLPDRYVEGTCPHCGYDKARGDQCENCTRVLDPTDLIEPRSAISGSTELEVRETKHLFLLQSKLQHEVEAWVAEHEEEWPQLASSIARKWLTEGLHDRAITRDLDWGVPVPADTWPELAADGKVFYVWFDAPIEYIASTKEWADADPANRDYKSWWYEAEDVRYTQFMAKDNVPFHTVMFPATELGTREPWKKVDYVKAFNWLTYYGGKFSTSQKRGVFTDQALEILPADFWRYFLIANAPESDDSSFTWEHFAATVNKDLGGTLGNFVNRVLTFSRKKFGDEVPAGSPAGEAEAKLGRQIAELLAEYEGHMESLQYRKAAAALRALWSAGNAYLDEKAPWLEVKTDLEGAALTLRTAMNLIHLYSVVSEPFIPASARAMRSSFALADDTATWVTPEQAESLDAVPAGTPFTVPPVLFARVTEEDLESYRERFGGTEAG; this is encoded by the coding sequence ATGGCTCGACACCTGATCACCAGCGCGCTTCCCTACATCAACGGGATCAAGCACCTGGGCAACATGGTCGGGTCGATGCTTCCGGCGGATGTGTACTCCCGGTACCTCCGCCAGCGCGGCCACGACGTCCTCTACATCTGCGCCACCGACGAGCACGGCACCCCCGCCGAGCTCGCCGCCAAGGAGGCCGGCGTCTCGGTCGCCGAGTTCTGCGCGCAGGCGCACGACGCGCAGAAGGCGGTCTACGACGGCTTCGAGCTGTCCTTCGACTACTTCGGCCGCAGCTCCTCGCAGCAGAACGCCGAGATCACCCAGCACTTCGCGCGGCAGCTGCAGGAGAACGGCTTCATCGAGGAGCGCGCGATCCGGCAGGTCTACTCGCCGGTCGACGGCCGCTTCCTGCCGGACCGCTACGTCGAGGGCACCTGCCCGCACTGCGGCTACGACAAGGCCCGCGGCGACCAGTGCGAGAACTGCACCCGCGTCCTGGACCCCACCGACCTGATCGAGCCCCGTTCGGCCATCTCCGGCTCCACCGAGCTCGAGGTCCGCGAGACCAAGCACCTCTTCCTCCTCCAGTCCAAGCTCCAGCACGAGGTCGAGGCCTGGGTCGCGGAGCACGAGGAGGAGTGGCCGCAGCTGGCGTCCTCCATCGCCCGCAAGTGGCTGACCGAGGGCCTGCACGACCGCGCGATCACCCGCGACCTCGACTGGGGCGTCCCGGTCCCGGCCGACACCTGGCCCGAACTGGCGGCCGACGGCAAGGTCTTCTACGTCTGGTTCGACGCCCCGATCGAGTACATCGCCTCCACCAAGGAGTGGGCCGACGCCGACCCGGCGAACCGCGACTACAAGTCCTGGTGGTACGAGGCCGAGGACGTGCGCTACACGCAGTTCATGGCCAAGGACAACGTCCCGTTCCACACGGTGATGTTCCCCGCCACCGAGCTCGGCACCCGCGAGCCCTGGAAGAAGGTCGACTACGTCAAGGCCTTCAACTGGCTGACGTACTACGGCGGCAAGTTCTCCACCTCGCAGAAGCGAGGCGTCTTCACCGACCAGGCGCTGGAGATCCTCCCGGCCGACTTCTGGCGCTACTTCCTCATCGCCAACGCGCCCGAGTCCGACGACTCGTCGTTCACGTGGGAGCACTTCGCCGCCACCGTCAACAAGGACCTCGGCGGCACGCTCGGCAACTTCGTCAACCGCGTGCTGACCTTCTCCCGCAAGAAGTTCGGCGACGAGGTCCCGGCGGGCAGCCCGGCCGGCGAGGCCGAGGCCAAGCTGGGCCGGCAGATCGCCGAGCTCCTGGCCGAGTACGAGGGGCACATGGAGTCCCTCCAGTACCGCAAGGCCGCGGCCGCGCTGCGCGCCCTGTGGTCGGCGGGCAACGCGTACCTCGACGAGAAGGCCCCCTGGCTGGAGGTCAAGACCGACCTGGAGGGCGCTGCGCTCACGCTGCGCACCGCGATGAACCTGATCCACCTCTACTCGGTGGTCTCCGAGCCGTTCATCCCGGCCTCGGCGCGCGCCATGCGCTCCTCGTTCGCGCTGGCCGACGACACGGCCACGTGGGTCACCCCGGAGCAGGCCGAGTCGCTGGACGCGGTCCCGGCGGGCACGCCGTTCACCGTGCCGCCGGTGCTCTTCGCGCGGGTCACCGAGGAGGACCTGGAGTCCTACCGCGAGCGCTTCGGCGGTACCGAGGCCGGCTGA
- a CDS encoding RNA polymerase sigma factor codes for MSQWDPTARLSYWAFHANRRPSYMRFAYLQLGSDTAAEDAVDATFDSIMNEWLRMLHMDRLDAYAWTILKQRLVDRQQRRRTWPEPMDISAFEAALKEAHSDQYEVLTDTIRFYSAVSRLAERQRDAVLLRYGLQCTPREAASVMGVDEATVRSQLGQAHRRLARLLDTSAES; via the coding sequence ATGAGTCAGTGGGATCCGACGGCACGCCTGTCGTACTGGGCCTTCCACGCCAACCGGCGGCCCTCGTACATGCGTTTCGCGTACCTGCAGCTGGGCTCCGACACGGCTGCCGAGGACGCGGTGGACGCCACCTTCGACTCGATCATGAACGAGTGGTTACGCATGCTCCACATGGACCGGCTCGACGCCTACGCCTGGACCATCCTCAAGCAACGGCTGGTCGACCGGCAGCAGCGGCGCCGCACCTGGCCCGAACCGATGGACATCAGCGCCTTCGAAGCCGCCCTCAAGGAGGCCCACTCCGACCAGTACGAGGTGCTGACCGACACCATCCGCTTCTACTCCGCCGTGTCCCGGCTCGCCGAGCGCCAGCGCGACGCCGTGCTGTTGCGCTACGGGCTCCAGTGCACCCCCAGGGAGGCCGCCTCCGTGATGGGCGTCGACGAGGCCACCGTCCGCTCGCAGCTCGGCCAGGCCCACCGGCGGCTCGCCCGCCTGCTCGACACCTCCGCCGAATCATGA